Proteins from a single region of Pseudodesulfovibrio portus:
- a CDS encoding methyl-accepting chemotaxis protein, protein MFSQLSLKWKVLALALLGPAIVAAVLSFHQVVQIRLDAEESLILQSRTLVLMAEAARDEMAKKLEMGIVLPFDQIKSREQLLEAIPVITAIKMADRKAKELNFTFRVPKVAPRNPVNKPTPFEEDILAELKAKDLTEKVVVEDHQIRYFRAIRLTKECLYCHGAKKGDRDPVGGVKEGWKEGEIHGAFQVISSLENAKADILKAEIYAAIETVAVLLAVGVIAWILVRLIIVRPLNRIRAFAGDVADGNLDAQPEGNFTAELGVVKDAISTMVDKLKAKMFEAAEKQTEAEEAKGYAEEAMNEAKTQEAKASELLSKMQRIAGEAALIAEQVTSAADQLSAQADQVSAGADTQRDRTTQTATAMEEMNATVLEVARNSASSAESAANARTQAQEGSAVVKDAISAIQEVYELTSTLKQSMGQLGGQTTDIGQIMTVIEDIADQTNLLALNAAIEAARAGEAGRGFAVVADEVRKLAEKTMDATKEVGTAIQVIQDAAASNIKSVETAARAVEQATDLANKSGESLESIVTYADDTSGQVQSIATAAEQQSAASEEINQAVDDINRIALETADGMNQSVLAITELARLSGDLRILIDEMNE, encoded by the coding sequence ATGTTTTCTCAACTCAGTTTAAAATGGAAAGTCCTGGCCCTGGCTCTTCTCGGACCGGCCATCGTAGCCGCTGTTCTGTCCTTTCATCAGGTCGTCCAGATCCGGCTCGATGCCGAAGAATCTCTCATCCTGCAGAGCCGAACCCTTGTCCTCATGGCCGAAGCCGCCAGGGACGAAATGGCCAAGAAGCTCGAAATGGGCATCGTCCTTCCCTTCGACCAGATCAAATCTCGGGAGCAACTCCTTGAAGCCATTCCCGTCATAACGGCCATCAAGATGGCGGACCGAAAGGCCAAGGAACTCAATTTCACATTCCGGGTGCCCAAGGTGGCCCCGCGAAATCCGGTCAACAAGCCCACCCCGTTCGAGGAAGACATCCTGGCCGAGCTCAAGGCCAAGGACCTGACCGAAAAGGTGGTCGTCGAGGATCACCAGATCCGGTATTTCCGGGCCATCCGGCTGACCAAGGAATGCCTCTACTGCCATGGCGCCAAAAAAGGCGATCGGGACCCGGTGGGCGGCGTCAAGGAAGGCTGGAAGGAAGGTGAAATCCACGGCGCGTTCCAGGTCATATCGTCACTGGAAAACGCCAAGGCCGACATCCTCAAGGCCGAGATATACGCGGCCATTGAAACCGTCGCCGTCCTGCTGGCCGTGGGCGTCATTGCATGGATTCTGGTCCGGTTGATCATCGTCAGGCCCCTCAACCGCATCCGCGCCTTTGCGGGAGACGTGGCCGACGGCAACCTGGACGCACAGCCCGAAGGAAACTTCACGGCCGAACTGGGCGTGGTCAAGGACGCCATCTCCACCATGGTGGACAAACTCAAGGCCAAGATGTTCGAAGCCGCCGAGAAGCAAACGGAAGCCGAAGAGGCCAAGGGATATGCCGAAGAGGCCATGAACGAAGCCAAGACGCAGGAGGCCAAGGCCTCCGAGCTGTTGTCCAAGATGCAGCGCATCGCGGGCGAGGCCGCGCTCATCGCCGAACAGGTGACCTCGGCGGCGGACCAACTCTCCGCCCAAGCCGATCAGGTCAGCGCGGGCGCGGATACCCAGCGGGACCGCACCACCCAGACCGCCACGGCCATGGAAGAGATGAACGCCACCGTCCTGGAGGTCGCCAGGAACTCCGCCAGCTCGGCGGAATCGGCCGCCAACGCCAGGACCCAGGCACAGGAAGGCTCAGCCGTGGTCAAGGACGCCATCTCCGCCATCCAGGAAGTGTATGAACTGACATCCACCCTCAAGCAGTCCATGGGCCAGTTGGGCGGCCAGACCACGGACATCGGCCAGATCATGACCGTCATCGAGGACATCGCGGACCAGACCAACCTCCTGGCGCTCAACGCCGCCATCGAGGCGGCCCGCGCGGGCGAGGCGGGACGCGGCTTTGCCGTAGTCGCCGACGAGGTCCGCAAACTGGCGGAAAAGACCATGGACGCCACCAAGGAAGTGGGCACGGCCATCCAGGTCATCCAGGACGCGGCCGCCAGCAACATCAAGAGTGTGGAAACCGCTGCCCGGGCTGTGGAACAGGCTACGGACCTGGCAAACAAGTCCGGCGAATCCCTGGAGTCCATCGTCACCTACGCCGACGACACCTCGGGCCAGGTCCAGTCCATCGCCACCGCCGCCGAACAGCAATCTGCGGCCAGCGAGGAGATCAACCAGGCCGTGGACGACATCAACCGCATCGCCCTCGAAACCGCCGACGGCATGAACCAGTCGGTCTTGGCCATCACCGAGCTGGCGCGATTGTCGGGCGACCTGCGCATCCTCATTGATGAAATGAACGAATAA
- a CDS encoding AEC family transporter, whose amino-acid sequence MENFLLLIVCMLLGIGLRITGIVGENGPMTINAVIIHMSLPALAILYAHELPLGVALILPAAMAWIVFGLGYLLFFHVLKGMKGMDRKTQVCLALTAGLGNTSFVGLPMIETFFGPEYLGVGMLCDTAGTFMALSIPGIILAAGVSGEKISGAALARKVLLFPPLLSIVLGFALQPVAYPPWLVSILERMGGTLSPLALLSVGLTLRFGAIRGHARELLVGLGYKIVLAPLIIFILYIYVLDATDLVAKVTVFESAMAPMITGGIIAMTYGARPSLAASMLGVGIPLSFLTLPLWYMLLMAV is encoded by the coding sequence ATGGAAAATTTTTTATTGTTGATCGTCTGTATGCTGTTGGGTATCGGACTGAGGATTACCGGTATTGTCGGTGAAAATGGTCCGATGACCATCAATGCGGTCATCATCCATATGTCCCTGCCTGCCCTGGCGATTCTCTACGCCCATGAATTGCCCCTCGGGGTGGCGCTGATTCTGCCTGCGGCCATGGCCTGGATCGTCTTCGGCCTGGGCTACCTTCTGTTCTTCCATGTGCTCAAGGGGATGAAGGGCATGGACCGCAAGACGCAGGTCTGCCTGGCCCTGACCGCCGGGCTGGGCAACACCTCCTTTGTTGGCCTGCCCATGATCGAGACCTTTTTCGGTCCCGAGTACCTGGGCGTGGGCATGCTCTGCGACACGGCCGGGACGTTCATGGCCCTGTCCATCCCCGGCATCATCCTGGCCGCCGGGGTTTCCGGCGAGAAGATCAGCGGGGCGGCCCTGGCCAGGAAGGTGCTGCTGTTCCCGCCGCTGTTGTCCATCGTGCTCGGGTTCGCCCTGCAGCCCGTGGCCTATCCCCCGTGGCTCGTCTCCATTCTGGAGCGCATGGGCGGGACCCTCAGCCCGCTGGCCCTGTTGTCCGTGGGGCTGACCCTGCGCTTCGGGGCCATCCGCGGGCACGCCAGGGAACTGCTGGTCGGGCTGGGCTACAAGATCGTCCTGGCCCCGCTCATCATCTTCATCCTTTATATATATGTCCTGGACGCCACGGACCTCGTGGCCAAGGTCACGGTCTTCGAGTCCGCCATGGCCCCCATGATCACCGGGGGCATCATCGCCATGACCTACGGGGCGCGTCCCTCCCTGGCCGCTTCCATGCTCGGGGTGGGCATCCCCCTGTCCTTCCTGACCTTGCCCTTGTGGTACATGCTGCTCATGGCCGTCTAG
- a CDS encoding MBOAT family O-acyltransferase, translated as MLFNSIQYLFLFLPLVFLGFSLLRLFGNGRVMNVFLALSSLVFYGSWAPQYLLLIGFSVCVNYLIGRTMPGAANPRPLLLLGFTVNLGLLGYFKYAQFALDNVMHVFGSSAPALNIILPIGISFFTFQQISFLVDTYRDREMRYDFADYLLFVTFFPQLIAGPIVYHREMMPQFRELPDRKTDWSMVNTGLLLIAIGLIKKVIIADRLGLWVADGYSDVDALTFWGAWKTSLAYTFQLYYDFSGYMDIALGSAKLFNIDLPWNFNSPYLSMNIQEFWQRWHITLGRFLRNYVYFPLGGNRGGLIPTCANLFLTFLIGGIWHGAGWTFVAWGAMHGAGMVVHRWYRQGGFRLPRPAAWLLTFLFVNAAWVYFRAPDFSTANGLLARMADFGPEARQLAVQAFSGGLEFSGYLAAIVLFTIQDHFYRDSHEWAAVCRPSPVIAAFYTAAFATIALVLMSANLPSEFLYFQF; from the coding sequence GTGCTCTTCAACTCCATCCAGTACCTCTTCCTTTTCCTGCCGCTGGTCTTCCTGGGGTTCAGCCTGCTCCGGCTGTTCGGCAACGGGCGGGTCATGAACGTCTTCCTGGCCCTGTCCTCCCTGGTCTTCTACGGCTCCTGGGCGCCCCAATACCTGCTGCTCATCGGCTTCTCGGTCTGCGTGAACTATCTCATAGGCCGCACCATGCCCGGAGCCGCCAACCCGCGCCCCCTGCTCCTGCTCGGATTTACGGTCAACCTCGGCCTGCTCGGCTACTTCAAATACGCCCAGTTCGCGCTGGACAACGTCATGCACGTCTTCGGCTCCAGCGCCCCGGCCCTGAACATCATCCTGCCCATCGGCATCAGCTTCTTCACCTTCCAGCAGATATCCTTCCTCGTGGACACCTACCGCGACCGGGAGATGCGGTACGACTTCGCGGACTACCTGCTCTTCGTCACCTTCTTCCCGCAGCTCATCGCCGGTCCCATCGTCTACCACAGGGAGATGATGCCCCAGTTCAGGGAACTGCCCGACCGGAAGACGGACTGGTCCATGGTCAACACCGGCCTGCTGCTCATCGCCATCGGGCTGATCAAGAAGGTGATCATCGCGGACAGGCTCGGCCTGTGGGTGGCGGACGGCTACTCTGATGTGGACGCGCTGACCTTCTGGGGCGCCTGGAAAACCAGCCTGGCCTATACCTTCCAGCTCTACTACGACTTCTCCGGCTACATGGACATCGCCCTGGGCTCGGCCAAGCTGTTCAACATCGACCTGCCGTGGAACTTCAACTCCCCCTACCTGTCCATGAACATCCAGGAGTTCTGGCAACGGTGGCACATCACACTGGGACGATTCCTGCGCAACTACGTGTACTTCCCGCTGGGCGGCAACAGGGGCGGACTGATCCCCACCTGCGCCAACCTTTTCCTGACCTTCCTGATCGGCGGCATCTGGCACGGCGCGGGCTGGACGTTCGTGGCCTGGGGGGCCATGCACGGCGCGGGCATGGTCGTCCATCGCTGGTACCGGCAGGGCGGATTCCGCCTGCCCCGCCCTGCGGCCTGGCTGCTGACCTTCCTGTTCGTCAACGCGGCCTGGGTCTACTTCCGCGCCCCCGACTTTTCCACGGCCAACGGGCTGCTTGCGCGCATGGCCGACTTCGGCCCCGAGGCCCGGCAACTGGCGGTCCAGGCATTTTCCGGCGGCCTGGAATTCTCCGGCTACCTGGCCGCAATCGTCCTGTTCACCATCCAGGACCACTTCTACCGCGACTCGCACGAATGGGCCGCCGTCTGCCGCCCGTCCCCGGTTATCGCCGCCTTCTACACGGCCGCTTTCGCCACCATCGCCCTGGTGCTCATGTCCGCCAACCTGCCAAGCGAATTCCTGTATTTCCAATTCTGA
- a CDS encoding HD domain-containing phosphohydrolase yields the protein MALPKIMLVTKDKNFAKSAKGALGGAVVLSLTDSGEKALKALGGKHDYSVVIADMVLAGRDGRAFLAAVRKNHPKIRRIAVTATPDFEQAMQLVNSAAISWLLPKPCKAEELRKAVTDAIGRHRREKVENESMKGTLVGGVKMLVDIMKMTHPEAVTRSKRIRARAQQINRNLKALSPQFMDMVIMLANVGCVGLPRTLLRKMETGAGITKQDMQTFRTHPGIANRLLENVPRMAKMAEILHLQNTPCSQNPPMGARILKVCQDMDQMLLNGASQEKALLHMRKRPEVYDPAVVEALSRSGLAASAPQGAGIPVADLKPGMTMTQDMVTKDGTVLLHKGECLSEASHIRLTTFNDLIQVEEPVYVQDTGACSDPAFDK from the coding sequence ATGGCGCTTCCGAAAATCATGCTTGTCACCAAGGACAAGAATTTTGCCAAATCCGCAAAGGGCGCACTGGGCGGTGCCGTGGTTCTCAGCCTGACGGACAGCGGCGAAAAGGCCCTCAAGGCGCTGGGCGGCAAACACGATTATTCGGTGGTCATCGCCGACATGGTCCTGGCGGGCCGGGACGGCCGCGCATTTCTGGCCGCAGTAAGGAAAAACCACCCGAAGATCAGGCGCATCGCCGTCACCGCCACCCCTGATTTCGAGCAGGCCATGCAGCTCGTCAACTCCGCCGCCATATCCTGGCTCCTGCCCAAACCGTGCAAGGCCGAGGAACTCCGAAAGGCGGTCACCGACGCCATAGGCCGCCATAGGCGTGAAAAAGTCGAAAACGAGTCCATGAAGGGCACCCTTGTCGGTGGCGTCAAGATGCTTGTGGACATCATGAAAATGACGCATCCGGAGGCCGTGACCCGCAGCAAACGCATCCGCGCCAGGGCCCAGCAGATCAACCGCAACCTCAAGGCCCTTTCGCCCCAGTTCATGGACATGGTCATCATGCTCGCCAACGTCGGCTGCGTCGGGCTGCCCAGGACGCTGCTCAGAAAAATGGAGACGGGTGCCGGCATCACCAAACAGGACATGCAGACCTTCCGCACCCATCCCGGCATCGCCAACCGGCTGCTGGAGAATGTCCCGCGCATGGCGAAAATGGCCGAGATTCTCCATCTCCAGAACACCCCCTGCTCACAAAATCCGCCGATGGGCGCCCGCATTCTCAAGGTGTGCCAGGACATGGACCAGATGCTGCTCAACGGGGCCAGCCAGGAAAAAGCGCTGCTCCACATGCGCAAACGGCCCGAGGTATACGATCCCGCCGTTGTCGAGGCCTTGAGCCGCAGCGGGCTCGCCGCCTCCGCTCCCCAGGGCGCGGGAATTCCCGTAGCCGACCTGAAACCCGGCATGACCATGACGCAGGACATGGTCACCAAAGACGGGACCGTGCTGCTGCACAAGGGCGAGTGCCTGAGCGAGGCCTCGCACATTCGGCTCACGACCTTCAACGACCTGATCCAGGTCGAGGAACCGGTCTACGTACAGGACACCGGCGCCTGCTCCGATCCCGCTTTCGACAAATAA
- a CDS encoding methyl-accepting chemotaxis protein: protein MLRRITIKTRILALICGIVLFIIGFSYAFLNGIEKVKEIGVEESTQAMITGEKRKLLVATQSMAVSIGSAIADVPELDGKIGIIRNLVDEIRFEDDKSGYFFVYNKTICVALPPNKALQGKDLGHLKDPNGVMLVQELNKLAHNGGGFLEYIWPKPEKGDQPKLSYAMLIPGTDMWIGTGVYLDNVANEKAAIVADMDSLVSTYAWTIGGTVAGVFILIVLPICLFLVRSIVQPLNEAVELAHQVADGDLTKDITSEYKDEPGLLTTALGTMVSRLRAIVGQAKAGAGNVALGSTEVTASAQSLADGANRQAASVEEVSSSMEQMISQISRNTENSRETERMASQTAQDAQKGGETVMEAVASIKHIAERISIIEDIARQTNLLALNAAIEAARAGEAGKGFAVVAAEVRKLAERSGTAAAEIGELSTSTLAKADEAGAMLTKMVPDIRKTADLVQEISRASIEQDAGANEINKAIQELDSVIQQNAGASEELAATAKEFTQQAGQLQEGMRFFDIGGQDYFAAASRSMVRKTARPASSPAQLPPARQAREPEGFDMDMDEPADKDFERF, encoded by the coding sequence ATGCTCAGAAGAATCACCATCAAGACACGAATCCTTGCCCTTATTTGCGGCATTGTCCTTTTTATCATCGGTTTTTCCTACGCCTTTCTCAACGGCATAGAAAAGGTCAAGGAAATAGGCGTCGAGGAATCGACGCAAGCCATGATCACCGGCGAGAAACGCAAACTTCTCGTCGCCACCCAGTCCATGGCCGTCAGTATCGGGTCGGCCATCGCCGACGTCCCGGAACTCGACGGCAAGATCGGGATCATCCGCAACCTGGTGGACGAAATCCGCTTTGAAGACGACAAGTCCGGCTATTTCTTCGTTTACAACAAGACCATCTGTGTGGCCCTGCCGCCCAACAAGGCCCTCCAGGGCAAGGACCTCGGCCATCTCAAGGACCCCAACGGCGTCATGCTGGTCCAGGAACTGAACAAGCTGGCCCACAACGGCGGCGGCTTCCTCGAATACATCTGGCCCAAGCCGGAAAAAGGCGACCAGCCCAAGCTCTCCTACGCCATGCTCATCCCTGGCACGGACATGTGGATCGGCACCGGCGTCTACCTGGACAATGTGGCCAATGAGAAAGCGGCCATCGTTGCCGACATGGACAGCCTGGTCTCGACCTACGCCTGGACCATCGGCGGCACGGTGGCGGGCGTTTTCATCCTGATCGTCCTGCCCATCTGCCTGTTCCTGGTCCGATCCATCGTCCAGCCGCTCAACGAGGCCGTTGAACTGGCGCACCAGGTGGCCGACGGCGACCTGACCAAGGACATCACGTCGGAATACAAGGATGAGCCGGGTTTGTTGACCACGGCCCTCGGCACCATGGTCTCGCGGCTGCGCGCCATCGTAGGCCAGGCCAAGGCCGGAGCGGGGAATGTGGCCCTGGGCAGCACGGAAGTGACCGCCTCGGCCCAATCCCTGGCCGACGGCGCGAACCGCCAGGCGGCCTCGGTGGAGGAAGTCTCCTCATCCATGGAGCAGATGATCAGCCAGATCAGCCGCAACACGGAAAACTCCCGCGAGACGGAACGCATGGCGAGCCAGACCGCCCAGGACGCCCAGAAGGGCGGCGAAACGGTCATGGAGGCTGTGGCTTCCATCAAGCACATCGCCGAACGAATCTCCATCATCGAAGATATCGCCAGGCAGACCAACCTGCTCGCCCTGAACGCGGCCATCGAGGCGGCCAGGGCCGGTGAGGCGGGCAAGGGGTTCGCAGTGGTCGCCGCCGAGGTCCGCAAGCTGGCGGAGCGAAGCGGAACGGCCGCAGCCGAAATCGGCGAACTCTCGACCAGCACCCTGGCCAAGGCGGACGAGGCCGGAGCCATGCTCACCAAGATGGTGCCGGATATCCGCAAGACCGCCGACCTGGTGCAGGAGATATCCAGGGCGAGCATCGAACAGGATGCAGGCGCCAACGAGATCAACAAGGCCATCCAGGAACTGGATTCCGTCATCCAGCAGAACGCCGGAGCCTCGGAGGAACTGGCGGCCACGGCCAAGGAATTCACCCAGCAGGCGGGACAACTTCAGGAGGGCATGCGCTTCTTCGACATCGGCGGACAGGACTATTTCGCCGCCGCGTCCCGCTCCATGGTTCGCAAGACGGCCCGGCCCGCATCGTCGCCCGCGCAACTGCCGCCCGCGCGGCAGGCCCGGGAGCCCGAAGGCTTCGACATGGACATGGACGAACCGGCCGACAAGGACTTCGAACGGTTCTAG
- a CDS encoding DUF342 domain-containing protein — protein MAADETRCPLTEGSITPLGDFTLPVIPGKPFAELNEAGLPPELSPGMGDEMPYPSSHLICNPDAATVTADTVGLVQADQDGLNVIPLWTVSEDGMTMTMDFYPTDCFGDPISDDKYRDWLPEGCRGIDNDALDAAVAEAKKTGNPVMEVVIAHGVEPLNGRDGQVKLSFQSGDDIGTRQKDGSINFRERGGMACVAEGEHVASLTPPTPGKSGFDVLGNELPAKDGKPLALKAGTGVTSAGGDGVTQVFTATMAGMIVHKDDTLSVSDILEINSDVDLASGNVHVDKGSILIKGTVTTGAEVTAQDNLVVEEVVENATLRAGNDVTVGGGVLMDEGGLIEAGGTVSAKFFRNATIRAGGDVVAEVDFVNCDIIATGRVISGSDKGLANGGVYVCGGMDVAEVGTDVGSTTKVTLALPGGEDQDIDDRTHKLQKRVEELKKFIGADDAAAALLSAPKEDRAILAELFKAKALLLAKIRGIEEEKKQRLIARGKELARIGITARKTAHAGTTVRIGNKTLKLKKAVQASKIHWDPEKGDIAVSGI, from the coding sequence ATGGCTGCTGACGAAACACGCTGCCCGCTGACCGAAGGCAGCATCACCCCTCTGGGCGACTTCACTCTCCCGGTCATACCCGGCAAACCCTTTGCCGAACTCAATGAGGCCGGTCTGCCGCCGGAACTGTCTCCGGGCATGGGCGATGAAATGCCCTACCCGAGTTCACACCTCATCTGCAATCCCGATGCAGCCACTGTGACCGCCGACACGGTGGGCCTTGTCCAGGCCGACCAGGACGGCCTGAACGTCATCCCGCTATGGACCGTGTCCGAAGACGGGATGACCATGACCATGGACTTTTACCCCACGGACTGCTTCGGGGACCCCATTTCCGACGACAAATACCGCGACTGGCTGCCCGAAGGTTGCCGAGGCATCGACAATGACGCCCTGGACGCCGCCGTGGCCGAGGCCAAAAAGACCGGAAACCCGGTCATGGAAGTGGTCATCGCACACGGCGTGGAGCCGTTGAACGGCCGGGACGGCCAGGTCAAGCTCAGCTTCCAGAGCGGGGACGACATCGGCACCCGTCAGAAGGACGGCAGCATCAATTTCCGCGAACGGGGCGGCATGGCCTGTGTGGCCGAAGGCGAACACGTCGCCTCCCTGACCCCGCCGACCCCGGGCAAGTCGGGCTTCGACGTCCTGGGGAACGAACTGCCCGCCAAGGACGGCAAGCCCCTGGCTCTCAAGGCCGGGACCGGCGTCACTTCCGCAGGCGGCGACGGGGTCACCCAGGTGTTCACGGCCACCATGGCGGGCATGATCGTACACAAGGACGACACCCTCTCCGTCTCCGACATCCTGGAAATCAACTCGGACGTGGACCTTGCCTCGGGCAACGTGCACGTTGACAAAGGCTCCATCCTCATCAAGGGAACGGTCACCACGGGCGCGGAAGTCACGGCCCAGGACAACCTTGTGGTGGAGGAAGTGGTGGAAAACGCCACCCTTCGGGCCGGGAATGACGTCACGGTAGGCGGCGGCGTGCTCATGGACGAGGGCGGCCTCATTGAAGCGGGCGGCACCGTCAGCGCCAAATTTTTCCGCAACGCCACCATCCGGGCCGGCGGCGACGTGGTGGCCGAAGTGGACTTCGTCAACTGCGACATCATCGCCACGGGCCGCGTCATATCGGGGTCCGACAAGGGGTTGGCCAACGGCGGCGTTTACGTCTGCGGCGGTATGGACGTGGCCGAGGTGGGCACCGACGTGGGCTCGACCACGAAGGTCACCCTGGCCCTGCCCGGCGGCGAAGACCAGGACATCGACGATAGAACGCACAAACTCCAGAAGAGGGTCGAGGAACTGAAAAAGTTCATCGGGGCGGACGACGCGGCGGCGGCCCTGCTCTCGGCCCCCAAGGAAGACCGGGCCATCCTGGCGGAGCTCTTCAAGGCCAAGGCCCTGCTGCTGGCCAAGATTCGTGGGATCGAAGAGGAAAAGAAACAGCGCCTCATCGCCCGGGGCAAGGAACTGGCCCGAATCGGCATCACGGCCAGGAAAACGGCCCACGCAGGCACCACGGTCAGGATCGGCAACAAGACCCTGAAGCTCAAAAAGGCCGTGCAGGCATCGAAAATCCATTGGGACCCGGAAAAGGGCGACATCGCCGTTTCGGGCATATAG
- a CDS encoding SGNH/GDSL hydrolase family protein, with translation MKPITTYLKNFGIFLISFIVFIEIGCLFYIRYINQSIPLPTYRVVDANNNFWANLDEHFGTWHEPNSTYLHNKSCFVVEYRANSLGMRDRERTRENLSGKPRAVVLGDSFIEGWGNEIGERLTDNLEMDMGREFLNFATSGYFGTIQEWLQYKYMIKQFDHDVVLIGVLPHNDFQDNSTRRAGTLKRRPYLRGTYPNYELFYSQDKLYVRKKSPDFFKSFDFTLREWSSFYRAMRYLGSYRIRNFELQPRWVAEHNDNQGREHSAYYDFDPADWDIMRYSLEQIAKEVGDKPLVVFSIATHSDFVERDKQGGRTAPLSEEFRKLSKEVGFIYCDMLEEMAARKLDAEDVFFVCDDHWSPAGNRIAADLLEPYVAEAFKRAEVK, from the coding sequence ATGAAACCGATCACTACCTATTTAAAGAACTTCGGGATATTCCTGATCAGCTTCATCGTGTTCATCGAAATCGGCTGCCTGTTCTATATCCGCTACATCAACCAGTCCATTCCCCTGCCCACCTACCGGGTCGTTGACGCAAACAACAACTTCTGGGCCAACCTGGACGAACACTTCGGCACCTGGCACGAACCCAACTCCACCTACCTGCACAACAAATCCTGCTTCGTGGTCGAATACCGGGCCAACTCGCTGGGCATGCGCGACCGGGAAAGGACCAGGGAGAACCTGAGCGGCAAACCCCGGGCCGTGGTCCTGGGCGACTCCTTCATCGAAGGCTGGGGCAACGAGATCGGGGAGCGGCTGACCGACAATCTTGAAATGGATATGGGCCGGGAGTTTCTCAACTTCGCCACTTCGGGCTATTTCGGAACCATTCAGGAGTGGCTGCAATACAAGTACATGATCAAGCAGTTCGACCACGACGTGGTGCTCATCGGCGTCCTCCCGCACAACGACTTCCAGGACAACAGCACCAGACGGGCCGGAACCTTGAAGCGCCGCCCATACCTGCGCGGCACCTACCCGAACTACGAGTTGTTCTATTCCCAGGACAAGCTCTACGTTCGCAAAAAATCACCGGATTTCTTCAAAAGCTTCGACTTCACCCTGCGCGAGTGGTCCTCCTTCTACCGGGCCATGCGCTACCTCGGCTCCTATCGCATCCGCAACTTCGAGCTGCAGCCCCGCTGGGTGGCCGAACACAACGACAATCAGGGCCGCGAGCACTCGGCCTATTACGACTTCGACCCGGCGGACTGGGACATCATGCGCTACAGCCTGGAGCAGATCGCCAAGGAAGTGGGCGACAAGCCCCTGGTGGTCTTTTCCATCGCCACCCATTCCGATTTCGTTGAGCGGGATAAACAGGGCGGCAGGACGGCCCCCCTGAGCGAAGAGTTTCGCAAGCTGTCGAAAGAGGTCGGCTTCATCTACTGCGACATGCTTGAAGAGATGGCGGCCAGGAAACTCGATGCCGAGGACGTGTTCTTCGTCTGCGACGACCACTGGTCCCCGGCGGGCAACAGGATCGCCGCCGACCTGCTGGAACCGTACGTGGCCGAGGCCTTCAAACGGGCGGAGGTGAAATAG
- a CDS encoding glycosyltransferase family 2 protein, giving the protein MPKMTFAIPCYNMEPWLPVCLESCLYQTEPDIEVLVVNDGSTDGSGDVADHYAAQDGRVRVIHQTNQGHGKARQMAQDNAKGEFVLFLDADDFLDRNAVRDLLAVAERDKVDAVCGNAVVFSDKTFNSRKYFYHPPAANLTFADPRYWKSKVAWRWIIRRSVLTDNNLEHPPYKSGQDYCFMLQVLTRIESFSQCGSFFYFFRQEHKPNRMTMDTLIHHQFASFLLAKDILMDAGQIKPVIRFLQENFFRDVKKLAARLPEEGAEWGIKWLDYALKTFKGLKPEYFTQEFIRPELKLDRNFVPLAQALCNQDKQTALSLLNSYTPAPSAISNILPDKERSRFHSWRRRIKAQLKPLSLRTRFTLRQLERLADERLRTPVR; this is encoded by the coding sequence ATGCCGAAAATGACCTTCGCCATTCCCTGCTACAACATGGAGCCGTGGCTGCCCGTCTGCCTCGAATCCTGCCTGTACCAGACAGAGCCGGACATCGAGGTGCTGGTGGTCAACGACGGGTCCACGGACGGTTCAGGGGACGTCGCCGATCACTATGCCGCGCAGGACGGGCGCGTTCGTGTCATCCACCAGACCAACCAGGGACACGGCAAGGCCCGTCAGATGGCCCAGGACAACGCAAAAGGCGAATTCGTCCTGTTCCTGGACGCCGACGACTTCCTGGACAGGAACGCGGTGCGCGACCTGCTCGCGGTGGCCGAGCGGGACAAGGTGGACGCGGTCTGCGGCAACGCGGTGGTCTTCTCGGACAAGACGTTCAATTCACGGAAATACTTCTACCATCCCCCGGCGGCCAACCTGACCTTTGCCGATCCCCGGTATTGGAAATCAAAGGTCGCCTGGCGGTGGATCATCCGGCGCAGCGTGCTGACGGACAACAACCTCGAACACCCTCCCTACAAGTCCGGCCAGGATTACTGCTTCATGCTCCAAGTGCTGACGCGCATCGAGTCCTTCTCCCAGTGCGGCAGCTTCTTCTATTTCTTCCGCCAGGAGCACAAGCCCAACCGCATGACCATGGACACGCTCATCCACCACCAGTTCGCGAGCTTCCTCCTGGCCAAGGATATCCTCATGGACGCCGGGCAGATCAAGCCCGTCATCAGATTTCTCCAGGAAAACTTTTTCCGGGACGTGAAGAAGCTGGCCGCCCGGCTTCCGGAAGAAGGCGCGGAGTGGGGCATCAAATGGCTGGACTACGCCCTCAAGACGTTCAAGGGGTTGAAGCCGGAATACTTCACCCAGGAATTCATCAGGCCCGAGCTGAAACTCGACAGGAACTTCGTGCCCCTGGCCCAGGCGCTGTGCAACCAGGACAAGCAAACCGCCCTGTCGCTCTTGAACAGCTACACGCCCGCGCCGTCGGCCATATCGAACATCCTCCCGGACAAGGAGCGCAGCCGCTTCCACTCCTGGCGCAGGCGGATCAAGGCCCAACTCAAGCCCCTGTCCCTGCGGACGCGGTTCACCCTGCGCCAACTGGAAAGGCTGGCGGACGAACGGCTGCGGACGCCGGTCCGATGA